The Chiloscyllium punctatum isolate Juve2018m chromosome 45, sChiPun1.3, whole genome shotgun sequence genome has a segment encoding these proteins:
- the LOC140467226 gene encoding uncharacterized methyltransferase YdaC-like, producing MLFDHLTKQLSKPTQGPWGWMVKKFLEGKGKLVEVNAVKLCDIQPESVVLELGFGPGLGLQEAAKRLTLPKGKLYGLDYSEYMYRVASRRLQPDIQTGKVTLFHGSVEHIPLEDNVVDRVFHCNCYYFWPDLQSGCRDIYRVMKPGGLMVTTLSLEVLRKIVAAGLLKNTKWPPEPYMATLRDTGFVDVCMEHKKDQGKPFQAIFARANKP from the exons ATGCTGTTCGATCACCTCACCAAACAACTGAGCAAACCAACGCAGGGCCCCTGGGGATGGATGGTGAAAAAGTTCTTAGAGGGGAAGGGTAAATTGGTGGAAGTGAATGCTGTCAAACTGTGTGACATtcagcctgagagtgtggtgctggaactaGGCTTTGGACCAGGGCTCGGTCTGCAGGAAGCTGCTAAACGCCTTACACTGCCGAAGGGTAAACTCTATGGGCTGGATTACTCTGAATACATGTACCGTGTAGCCAGCAGGAGGTTGCAGCCTGATATTCAGACCGGGAAGGTGACATTGTTTCATGGCAGTGTGGAACATATCCCTCTGGAAGACAACGTGGTGGACAGAGTATTTCACTGCAACTGTTATTACTTCTGGCCTGATCTGCAATCTGGATGCAGAGACATTTACCGAGTTATGAAACCAG GGGGACTGATGGTCACCACCTTAAGCCTGGAAGTTCTAAGGAAGATTGTTGCTGCTGGATTGTTGAAGAATACAAAATGGCCACCTGAACCATACATGGCTACTCTCCGTGACACGGGATTTGTTGACGTGTGTATGGAGCACAAAAAAGATCAAGGGAAACCCTTTCAGGCTATCTTTGCTAGAGCAAATAAGCCGTGA